One window from the genome of Myxococcales bacterium encodes:
- the ftsY gene encoding signal recognition particle-docking protein FtsY, whose protein sequence is MGSTELVYLAIFGVVIALLVFWLRRAADASRKQASSDLRERLQAKPSARQRRDDAAPAPPLATTADADDEPAIPSATEPSSVAQETPPNDDARAVREGLAKTRGGFVSRLGKLFARKAFDQATLDELEEVLFTADIGPRAADKMFQEVKAALSKDDLADTSKVWAQLKSIANAILRVDSAPLDFSAQRPLVLLTIGVNGAGKTTTIGKLAAHLTSQRKRVLLAAGDTFRAAATEQLVEWAKRAGVDVVTGKSGSDPSSVIFDAVKKGVEEGFDVVICDTAGRLHSNTSLMEELKKIRRVCDKACPGAPHETWLVLDATNGQNAIAQAKTFKADMAITGIVLTKLDGTAKGGVILGICDELSVPVRYIGVGEKITDLRPFDAETFVDALFDQGAA, encoded by the coding sequence ATGGGCAGCACGGAGCTTGTATATCTTGCCATTTTTGGCGTTGTGATCGCGCTGTTGGTGTTTTGGCTGCGCCGTGCTGCTGACGCCTCGCGCAAGCAGGCCAGCAGCGACCTCCGCGAGCGCTTGCAAGCCAAGCCTAGCGCACGCCAGCGCCGTGACGACGCCGCGCCGGCTCCCCCCCTCGCGACAACCGCCGACGCCGATGATGAACCCGCCATACCTTCAGCCACCGAGCCATCATCGGTGGCCCAAGAAACGCCACCCAACGACGACGCACGCGCGGTCCGCGAAGGCCTCGCCAAGACACGCGGCGGTTTTGTGTCGCGGCTCGGCAAACTGTTTGCGCGCAAGGCCTTCGATCAAGCGACCCTGGACGAACTAGAGGAGGTGCTGTTTACCGCGGATATTGGGCCGCGTGCGGCCGACAAAATGTTTCAGGAGGTCAAGGCGGCCCTTTCCAAAGACGACCTCGCCGACACTTCCAAGGTGTGGGCGCAGCTTAAATCGATCGCCAACGCCATCTTGCGCGTCGACAGCGCGCCGCTTGATTTCAGCGCCCAGCGACCGCTCGTCCTGCTCACGATTGGCGTCAATGGCGCGGGGAAAACCACCACCATTGGCAAATTGGCGGCGCACCTCACCAGCCAGCGCAAGCGCGTCTTGCTTGCCGCCGGCGACACCTTCCGCGCCGCGGCGACCGAGCAATTGGTCGAATGGGCCAAGCGCGCCGGGGTCGACGTCGTCACTGGTAAGTCAGGCAGCGACCCATCAAGTGTCATCTTCGACGCCGTCAAAAAGGGCGTCGAAGAGGGCTTTGACGTCGTGATCTGCGACACCGCGGGGCGCCTCCACTCCAACACCTCCCTGATGGAAGAGCTGAAGAAGATTCGTCGCGTATGTGACAAGGCGTGTCCCGGCGCGCCTCACGAAACGTGGCTCGTGCTCGATGCGACCAACGGACAAAATGCGATCGCCCAAGCCAAGACGTTTAAGGCCGACATGGCGATCACCGGAATCGTCCTGACAAAACTCGACGGCACGGCAAAAGGCGGCGTAATTCTAGGTATTTGCGATGAACTTTCGGTCCCGGTTCGCTACATTGGCGTGGGCGAAAAGATCACCGATTTGCGTCCGTTTGACGCCGAAACGTTTGTCGATGCGCTGTTTGACCAAGGCGCTGCCTAA
- the smc gene encoding chromosome segregation protein SMC yields MRIKRVEIIGFKSFCDRAVINLDSSITAVVGPNGCGKSNIVDAIRWCMGEQSAKHLRGKAMEDVIFAGSESRGPAPMAEMSLTFDEVGFSNDTLEVARIEGADEVDAFDEGEEPQLAEGGEASADAQGGDGGQSAPAQATPEVFEDWADPDAPGLDFARFSEVTITRRLYRDGSSHYLINKTACRLRDVTDFFLGTGVGTKAYSIIEQGRIGQIVSSRPQDRRSIIEEAAGITKFKSRKKAAEKKLDQTKQNLLRVSDIVSELDKRMGALRRQAQKAERFRSYKGELRELELWKAAHRCLELRADEGVAARRLATIGEELTAARSGVADHETAIAELREALQAADHELAHATEQVLALDGAIALAASKREFAVREREELVARNQQALDERGGVEAALAQCTQDERQLAAQLEATRGEHDVAVARKTQHQHEVSQLRAEVARLEPMLASARERVFATRREQASLLASIEGYQGRREELAARRERLGTQHGGLADEASQLAAELAACEREVASRRQTRLALGERESDFSGKLEGLGDQVMQLEAEIETVRTEAHRRRSRLQSLEEIQQKLEGYASGTRAIMHRMGGQPGVLGLVADSVKVPAMLEAAVEAVFGAHVEGVIVRDLPSGVSAAGYLKQQGAGRSTFVPVAGLAAAASGDMMTATSVAHGIVVEDRSADVAALAQVGTAGIVGELAQLVEFAPDIAAIATRMTSPYLVVDSLDRAISLRTAGMLRPLVTLDGDVVDEHGVIRGGSRDASEVGVLAQKREMRELAELTEQLDQQLSSKSMALVSVRGERKQLQLAVEALRAQTHAEELAVMGYEKDLGRLRADCEAKRGLQTRLSLELAELVDMLARGDAELVEHQQRMAAATLELDAAQLEAVSTEEAIASQRIQLETAQVSETDAKVLHAMLAEKLTALQAGVARIAQQVGELQHRQQRLVEALSQYQQRVAQVEAQEVELTDELARANGERSVRGADVEGLRVRNEAQHAAVAMQDVACRSLRSIAEALASERAELELRRSSAQMNQQVLGDAMLERYQLQLEDVLFDYHLRPHMTTDQEARIGDLRELLERMGTDINLLAIDEYNEVAERFEFLSSQRDDLETAVSQLERAIDRMNKTSRKLFKETFQQINNTFKEVFPRLFRGGQASLSLTGGEHTDLLEAGVEIMAQPPGKKNATVDQLSGGEKALTAVALVFSIFLIKPSPFCILDEVDAPLDEANVDRYNEIVREMTDRSQFIIITHNKRTMETADNLYGVTMQEAGVSKLVTVNLQRLGAQAASAI; encoded by the coding sequence ATGCGAATCAAGCGCGTCGAAATCATTGGGTTTAAGTCGTTCTGCGATCGTGCGGTCATCAATCTAGATTCGTCGATTACGGCGGTGGTAGGCCCAAATGGCTGCGGCAAGTCAAACATCGTCGACGCCATCAGGTGGTGCATGGGCGAGCAGTCCGCCAAGCACCTGCGCGGCAAGGCGATGGAAGACGTCATCTTTGCCGGCTCTGAATCCCGCGGACCAGCGCCGATGGCCGAAATGTCGCTGACGTTTGATGAGGTGGGTTTTTCTAATGACACCTTAGAAGTCGCGCGCATTGAAGGCGCCGACGAAGTGGACGCGTTTGACGAGGGCGAGGAGCCCCAGCTCGCCGAGGGCGGGGAGGCTTCTGCCGACGCTCAGGGTGGCGATGGGGGCCAAAGCGCGCCCGCCCAAGCGACGCCGGAGGTCTTTGAGGACTGGGCCGATCCGGACGCGCCGGGGCTGGATTTCGCGCGATTTTCGGAGGTGACCATTACGCGTCGTCTTTATCGCGATGGCTCGTCGCACTACCTCATCAACAAGACCGCGTGCCGTTTGCGCGACGTTACCGATTTTTTTCTTGGCACCGGCGTGGGCACCAAGGCGTATTCCATCATTGAACAAGGCCGCATCGGGCAAATCGTTTCGTCGCGCCCACAAGACCGCCGATCGATCATTGAAGAGGCCGCGGGCATCACCAAATTCAAGTCGCGTAAAAAAGCAGCGGAAAAGAAGCTCGACCAAACCAAGCAAAATTTGTTGCGCGTGTCGGACATCGTTTCCGAGCTCGATAAGCGCATGGGCGCGTTGCGTCGGCAGGCGCAGAAGGCCGAACGTTTCCGCAGCTACAAGGGTGAGCTGCGTGAGCTCGAACTTTGGAAGGCCGCACATCGTTGCCTTGAGCTGCGTGCCGACGAAGGCGTGGCGGCGCGTCGGCTGGCGACGATCGGCGAGGAATTGACCGCCGCGCGCAGCGGCGTGGCCGACCACGAAACGGCGATTGCCGAGCTGCGCGAAGCCTTGCAGGCCGCCGATCATGAACTGGCGCATGCGACCGAACAGGTGCTGGCGCTCGACGGCGCCATCGCCTTGGCCGCGAGCAAACGCGAATTCGCCGTGCGTGAACGCGAGGAATTAGTTGCGCGCAATCAACAGGCGCTAGACGAACGGGGCGGCGTCGAGGCGGCGCTTGCGCAATGCACGCAAGATGAGCGGCAGTTGGCGGCGCAGCTCGAGGCGACCCGTGGCGAACACGACGTGGCGGTGGCGCGCAAGACGCAGCATCAACACGAGGTCTCCCAGTTGCGCGCAGAAGTTGCGCGGCTTGAGCCCATGCTGGCTAGCGCGCGCGAGCGGGTCTTTGCAACCCGACGCGAACAGGCCTCGCTGCTAGCTTCGATCGAAGGCTATCAAGGTCGCCGCGAAGAGCTGGCGGCGCGACGTGAGCGTCTTGGCACCCAGCACGGCGGTCTCGCGGACGAGGCGTCGCAGCTCGCGGCCGAGCTTGCGGCCTGCGAGCGCGAGGTGGCGTCACGCCGCCAAACCCGCTTGGCGCTCGGCGAGCGCGAGTCCGATTTTTCCGGAAAGTTGGAGGGCCTTGGCGACCAGGTCATGCAGCTCGAGGCCGAAATCGAAACCGTACGAACTGAGGCTCATCGCCGTCGCTCGCGCTTGCAGTCGCTTGAGGAGATTCAGCAAAAACTCGAAGGCTATGCGTCCGGGACGCGGGCGATTATGCATCGCATGGGCGGCCAGCCCGGCGTGCTTGGGCTGGTCGCAGACTCCGTCAAGGTGCCAGCCATGCTTGAGGCCGCCGTAGAGGCCGTCTTCGGCGCGCACGTTGAAGGCGTCATCGTGCGCGATCTGCCTAGCGGCGTCTCGGCGGCGGGATATCTCAAGCAGCAGGGTGCCGGCAGGTCGACCTTTGTGCCGGTTGCTGGGCTTGCCGCTGCCGCATCCGGAGACATGATGACGGCAACCAGCGTTGCGCACGGCATTGTCGTGGAAGACCGCTCCGCGGACGTCGCGGCGCTGGCGCAGGTCGGCACGGCAGGCATCGTGGGAGAGCTGGCGCAGCTCGTCGAGTTTGCGCCTGACATTGCGGCCATCGCCACCCGCATGACGTCGCCCTATTTAGTCGTAGACTCGCTAGACCGCGCGATTTCGTTGCGCACGGCCGGCATGCTGAGGCCACTGGTTACCTTGGACGGCGACGTGGTCGATGAGCACGGCGTTATCCGCGGCGGCTCGCGCGATGCAAGCGAGGTCGGCGTCCTCGCGCAAAAACGCGAAATGCGCGAATTAGCCGAGCTGACCGAACAGCTCGACCAGCAGCTAAGCAGCAAGAGCATGGCGCTGGTGTCGGTGCGAGGTGAACGCAAGCAACTGCAGCTCGCGGTGGAGGCGCTCCGCGCGCAGACGCACGCCGAAGAGCTGGCGGTCATGGGCTACGAAAAGGATTTAGGACGGCTGCGTGCGGACTGCGAGGCCAAGCGGGGCCTGCAGACCCGGCTCTCGCTTGAGCTGGCCGAGTTGGTCGATATGTTGGCTCGCGGTGATGCCGAGCTCGTCGAACATCAGCAGCGCATGGCCGCAGCCACGCTCGAACTAGACGCCGCTCAGCTCGAGGCCGTGTCGACGGAGGAAGCGATCGCGTCGCAGCGGATTCAACTGGAAACCGCCCAGGTCAGCGAGACCGACGCCAAGGTATTGCACGCGATGCTCGCCGAAAAGCTCACCGCCTTGCAGGCCGGCGTGGCCCGCATCGCGCAGCAGGTCGGCGAGCTGCAGCACCGCCAGCAGCGCTTGGTTGAAGCCTTAAGCCAGTACCAACAGCGCGTGGCGCAGGTTGAGGCGCAGGAGGTCGAGCTGACCGACGAGCTAGCGCGCGCCAACGGCGAAAGGTCGGTTCGCGGCGCGGACGTGGAGGGCTTGCGCGTTCGCAATGAGGCGCAGCACGCAGCGGTTGCGATGCAAGACGTTGCCTGCCGCTCGTTGCGAAGCATCGCGGAGGCGCTCGCGTCTGAACGTGCCGAGCTCGAGCTGAGGCGCAGCTCGGCGCAGATGAATCAGCAAGTGCTCGGCGATGCCATGCTCGAGCGCTATCAGCTCCAGCTGGAAGACGTGCTTTTTGACTACCACTTGCGTCCGCACATGACGACCGATCAGGAGGCGCGAATTGGTGACTTGCGCGAATTGCTCGAGCGCATGGGCACAGACATTAACTTGCTGGCGATCGACGAATACAACGAGGTCGCCGAGCGGTTTGAGTTTCTCAGCAGCCAACGGGACGACTTGGAAACCGCGGTTAGCCAGCTTGAGCGAGCGATTGATCGCATGAACAAGACGTCGCGCAAGCTGTTCAAGGAAACCTTTCAGCAGATAAACAATACCTTTAAGGAAGTGTTCCCGCGCCTGTTCCGCGGCGGCCAAGCAAGCCTATCGCTTACGGGCGGCGAACATACCGACCTGCTAGAGGCGGGCGTCGAGATTATGGCCCAGCCGCCCGGCAAGAAGAATGCGACCGTCGATCAGCTCTCAGGTGGCGAAAAGGCCTTGACCGCGGTGGCGCTGGTATTCTCGATTTTCTTGATCAAGCCATCGCCGTTCTGCATTCTCGACGAGGTCGATGCACCGCTAGATGAGGCTAACGTCGACCGCTACAATGAGATCGTGCGAGAAATGACCGACCGCTCGCAATTCATTATCATCACCCACAACAAGCGCACGATGGAGACCGCCGATAATCTGTACGGCGTTACGATGCAAGAAGCTGGGGTTTCCAAGCTGGTGACGGTCAATCTGCAGCGCCTCGGCGCCCAGGCCGCCAGCGCGATCTAG
- a CDS encoding DUF58 domain-containing protein, with protein MIPRLQARAAIILAMALTLIFVGAIAMAPVLLALGAAVLTSLVTLYVNFFPTAIYLRRKKIDVAWWARQAENAVAGTALPLELTIRNHGFRRLYIRGIRPIASEGIAIDDIDEPVISPGHQAVITTSLHLRAFGRWCVHGCELHFRDPLDLFVLRAYFPSFLELRANAPAAAQRLRLGSAPHAPQGYETTRSRRAGQGDEIHELREYKPGDPFKNINWKASARHRQLITRELEASSNLAHAFILDIGAAMRDGPAGKTLLDAAVSAIWRHASELLAGGHRVGLTTFDAAPHWHLPLGTTARWRHALRAMLAELPHAADATTTEAQPAYLVELVAHYLREQNGISFRVAAPPALDASRWTNLQIGADANFYDLGRMVEHLAAAAASATTPWRELTPIDPDPAMAVLRRFCQSRCLPLPPAGNTAAGARARRWPTLSRWRQPNARANCRSGQLATGCSSIGPSSKLKSPLVDARASPSPHP; from the coding sequence ATGATTCCGCGGCTGCAGGCGCGGGCGGCGATCATCCTAGCGATGGCGCTGACGCTCATCTTTGTCGGTGCGATTGCGATGGCGCCCGTGCTCTTGGCGCTGGGCGCCGCGGTGCTGACATCGCTGGTTACGCTGTACGTGAATTTCTTCCCGACGGCTATCTACCTGCGGCGTAAGAAGATCGACGTCGCCTGGTGGGCGAGGCAGGCCGAAAACGCGGTGGCCGGCACCGCGCTCCCGCTCGAGCTGACGATTCGCAATCACGGCTTTCGTCGGTTGTACATCCGCGGCATTCGGCCGATTGCCTCCGAAGGCATTGCCATTGATGATATCGACGAGCCGGTGATATCGCCGGGCCACCAGGCGGTAATCACCACGTCACTTCACCTTCGCGCCTTTGGTCGTTGGTGTGTCCATGGCTGTGAGCTGCACTTTCGCGATCCGCTCGATCTGTTTGTCCTGCGCGCCTATTTCCCAAGCTTTCTCGAGTTGCGCGCCAACGCCCCGGCGGCCGCCCAGCGCCTCCGCCTTGGCTCAGCGCCCCATGCGCCGCAAGGCTACGAAACCACCCGCAGCCGCCGAGCCGGGCAAGGCGATGAGATCCATGAGCTGCGCGAGTACAAGCCTGGCGACCCTTTCAAAAACATCAACTGGAAGGCCAGCGCCCGCCATCGCCAACTTATTACGCGCGAGCTCGAGGCGTCGAGCAATCTAGCTCACGCCTTCATTCTTGATATCGGGGCCGCGATGCGCGATGGCCCGGCAGGCAAGACGTTGCTCGATGCGGCCGTCTCCGCCATTTGGCGTCACGCCAGCGAATTGCTCGCTGGTGGTCATCGCGTCGGCCTGACCACGTTTGATGCCGCGCCGCACTGGCATCTGCCGCTGGGCACGACCGCGCGCTGGCGCCACGCACTACGCGCCATGCTCGCCGAGCTGCCCCACGCCGCTGATGCGACGACGACGGAGGCCCAGCCCGCGTATCTCGTCGAGCTGGTGGCGCACTATTTGCGAGAGCAAAATGGCATTTCGTTTCGCGTCGCGGCGCCACCTGCGCTCGATGCCTCCCGCTGGACCAATCTGCAAATCGGCGCAGATGCGAATTTCTACGATCTAGGCCGGATGGTCGAGCATCTTGCCGCGGCGGCTGCATCGGCCACAACACCCTGGCGCGAGCTGACGCCGATCGATCCAGACCCGGCAATGGCCGTGCTTCGCCGGTTTTGCCAATCGCGATGTCTGCCGCTGCCACCCGCAGGCAATACCGCGGCTGGCGCGCGCGCGCGGCGTTGGCCGACGTTATCCAGGTGGCGTCAACCCAACGCCCGAGCCAACTGTCGATCTGGTCAACTGGCGACCGGCTGCTCGAGCATAGGGCCGTCATCAAAGCTCAAATCGCCGCTTGTCGACGCAAGGGCATCGCCATCACCGCACCCCTAG
- a CDS encoding AAA family ATPase produces the protein MSTIAPHDLAQVANVCQHISNAVHAVYVGPPSVSEAILVALVARGHLLLEGPPGIAKTTLARAFATVIGGNHRRIQFTADLLPADITGTYVLDMKTNNFVLREGPIFTNILLCDEINRAPAKTQAALLEAMQERQVTIEGETRALPSPFLVLATQNPIEQHGTYPLPEAQLDRFLMKLRLGFPTAADERKMLDMYGAAVARPPVVIAAASLLALQALADNVHVAPELLDYIVALAQFTRNHRQVLLGVSPRAALALLQAAKARALVRGRAYVTPDDIRDLTSAVFTHRMLMDVDNGTDEARREAIIAEALASVRFRTPVGIAS, from the coding sequence ATGAGCACCATAGCCCCTCATGATTTGGCGCAAGTGGCCAATGTATGCCAACACATTTCAAACGCGGTGCACGCGGTCTACGTCGGCCCGCCATCCGTTTCGGAGGCGATCTTGGTCGCGCTCGTGGCGCGCGGCCATCTGCTCCTCGAAGGCCCGCCGGGCATCGCCAAGACCACGCTCGCCCGCGCGTTCGCGACGGTAATCGGGGGCAACCATCGCCGGATTCAATTTACGGCGGACTTGTTGCCGGCAGACATCACGGGCACCTACGTGCTGGACATGAAGACTAATAACTTTGTGCTGCGCGAAGGCCCCATTTTTACAAATATCTTGCTCTGCGACGAAATCAATCGCGCGCCCGCCAAAACCCAGGCCGCGCTGCTCGAGGCCATGCAGGAACGCCAGGTCACGATCGAAGGCGAGACCCGCGCCCTGCCCTCGCCATTTCTGGTGTTGGCGACGCAAAACCCGATCGAACAGCACGGCACCTATCCGCTGCCCGAGGCTCAGCTCGACCGCTTCTTGATGAAGCTGCGTCTTGGCTTCCCGACGGCTGCCGACGAGCGCAAGATGCTCGACATGTATGGCGCCGCGGTCGCGCGGCCTCCCGTCGTCATTGCCGCGGCCTCCCTGCTCGCGCTGCAAGCCCTCGCCGACAACGTTCACGTCGCACCTGAGCTGCTCGACTATATCGTAGCGTTGGCGCAATTCACCCGTAACCATCGCCAGGTCTTGCTCGGCGTCTCGCCGCGCGCCGCGCTCGCGCTGTTGCAAGCGGCCAAGGCACGCGCCCTCGTGCGCGGCCGCGCCTACGTGACGCCCGACGACATTCGCGATTTGACCAGCGCGGTGTTTACCCATCGCATGCTCATGGACGTCGACAACGGCACCGACGAAGCCCGGCGCGAGGCCATTATTGCGGAGGCCTTGGCCTCGGTGCGTTTTCGCACCCCCGTCGGCATCGCGTCATGA
- a CDS encoding (d)CMP kinase — translation MVITIDGPAGAGKSTLARMLAQALGLALLDTGAIYRSVALLALEAGTSLDDAPALAALAGTMTLRFAFEGDVNRVFVNGRDVTALVRRPDISLATSQVSAHPGVRTALLNLQRQLGDVEPGVVVEGRDTGTVVFPHAAIKFFLTAGDEVRARRRVAEQQASGHDVDFAETLKEIRQRDERDSSRGTAPLKAADDAVVVDSSGRDLEDVLREMLKVVHAIQKPR, via the coding sequence CTGGTTATTACGATTGATGGGCCCGCCGGCGCTGGCAAGTCGACGTTGGCGCGCATGCTGGCGCAGGCGCTAGGCCTCGCACTGCTCGACACCGGCGCGATCTATCGCAGCGTCGCCCTGCTGGCGCTGGAGGCCGGCACCTCGCTGGATGACGCGCCTGCCTTGGCTGCGCTCGCCGGCACGATGACCCTCCGGTTTGCGTTTGAAGGCGACGTCAATCGCGTCTTTGTCAACGGTCGAGACGTAACGGCGCTGGTGCGGCGGCCTGATATCTCGCTGGCAACGTCGCAGGTCTCGGCGCATCCCGGGGTGCGGACCGCGCTCCTCAATCTCCAGCGGCAGCTGGGCGATGTCGAGCCAGGCGTCGTAGTCGAAGGCCGTGACACGGGCACCGTGGTTTTTCCTCACGCGGCCATTAAGTTCTTTCTAACCGCCGGCGATGAGGTTCGCGCGCGGCGGCGCGTCGCGGAGCAACAAGCCTCTGGCCACGACGTCGATTTCGCCGAGACCCTCAAGGAAATCAGGCAACGCGACGAGCGCGATAGCTCGCGTGGTACCGCGCCGCTCAAGGCGGCCGACGATGCGGTCGTCGTCGATTCGTCGGGACGAGATTTGGAAGACGTTTTGCGCGAAATGCTGAAGGTCGTGCACGCAATCCAGAAACCGCGCTAG
- a CDS encoding 30S ribosomal protein S1, whose protein sequence is MDDFAALLEESLQQDDIKEGEVLKGTVIAIGKDFAIVDIGYKSEGQVALEEFRNGNGQIEVKPGDEIEVILESRENDTGMCVLSKEKADRFKVWDEIAEACKRDELIEGIITARVKGGLAVTIKGGVKAFLPGSQVDIRQARNLDSFLGQSHKFKVMKFNPERGNIVLSRRALLEKERASLKETTLERLTEGQIADGIVKNLTEYGAFIDLGGIDGLLHITDMSWGRVNHPSEMFQVGDHVRVKVLSFNGETERVSLGLKQITEDPWVSASEKYVPGTVVRGKVVSLKDYGAFIELQEGIEGLVHISEMSWTRRVKHPSKMVAVGDMVEAVVLDVDVKANRISLGMKQLEPNPYEQLTEKYPPGTVVHGKVRNIADFGIFVEIEEGIDGLVHISDMSWTQRVKHPSEMFQKGDDVEAVLLNIDTSDGEKPKISLGIKQLVQDPWDRIPTEFPVGKVVEGKILKVLDFGAFVELDKGIEGLVHISELSDDHVEDPRSVAQPGQTVKVQILLADGAERKIALSMKTAKRTQDITDAAAGYASTNAGGATLGDVMRNKLGTLKNAE, encoded by the coding sequence ATGGACGATTTCGCGGCCCTGCTGGAGGAAAGCCTTCAGCAAGATGACATCAAGGAGGGCGAAGTCCTCAAGGGCACCGTAATCGCCATTGGCAAAGATTTTGCCATCGTCGACATTGGCTACAAGTCGGAAGGCCAAGTGGCCCTCGAAGAGTTCCGCAACGGCAACGGCCAGATCGAAGTGAAGCCCGGCGATGAAATCGAGGTTATTCTCGAATCGCGCGAAAACGATACCGGCATGTGCGTGCTCTCCAAGGAGAAGGCCGACCGCTTCAAGGTGTGGGACGAAATCGCGGAGGCGTGCAAACGCGACGAGCTCATCGAAGGCATCATTACGGCGCGCGTAAAGGGCGGCCTCGCGGTTACGATCAAGGGCGGCGTCAAGGCGTTCTTGCCGGGCTCGCAGGTCGACATTCGCCAAGCGCGCAATCTCGACTCGTTTCTTGGACAATCGCACAAGTTCAAGGTCATGAAATTCAATCCCGAGCGCGGCAATATCGTGTTGTCGCGGCGCGCGCTGCTAGAAAAGGAGCGTGCCTCGCTCAAGGAAACCACGCTGGAGCGGCTGACCGAAGGGCAGATCGCCGACGGCATCGTCAAGAATCTTACCGAGTATGGTGCCTTCATCGACCTGGGTGGCATCGACGGCTTGCTCCACATCACCGACATGAGCTGGGGCCGGGTCAATCACCCCTCTGAAATGTTTCAGGTCGGCGACCACGTGCGCGTCAAGGTGCTCAGCTTTAACGGCGAGACCGAACGCGTCTCGTTGGGCCTTAAGCAAATTACCGAAGACCCGTGGGTGTCGGCATCGGAGAAATACGTCCCCGGCACGGTGGTGCGCGGCAAGGTCGTCTCGCTCAAAGACTACGGCGCGTTTATCGAGCTGCAGGAGGGCATCGAGGGGCTGGTTCACATCAGCGAAATGTCATGGACCAGGCGCGTCAAGCATCCATCCAAGATGGTCGCCGTCGGTGACATGGTCGAGGCCGTCGTGCTGGATGTCGACGTCAAGGCCAACCGCATCTCGCTTGGCATGAAGCAGCTCGAGCCAAATCCATACGAGCAGCTGACCGAGAAGTACCCGCCGGGCACGGTCGTGCACGGCAAGGTGCGCAACATCGCCGACTTCGGCATCTTTGTCGAAATCGAGGAGGGCATTGACGGCCTGGTACACATCAGCGATATGTCGTGGACCCAACGCGTCAAACACCCTTCGGAAATGTTTCAGAAGGGCGATGACGTCGAGGCCGTGTTGCTTAACATCGACACGTCTGATGGCGAAAAGCCGAAGATCTCGCTGGGGATCAAGCAGCTGGTGCAGGACCCGTGGGACCGCATCCCTACCGAGTTTCCGGTCGGCAAGGTTGTCGAGGGGAAGATTCTCAAGGTGCTCGACTTCGGCGCCTTCGTCGAACTCGACAAGGGCATCGAGGGGCTGGTCCACATTTCCGAGCTCTCGGACGACCATGTCGAAGACCCACGGTCGGTCGCGCAACCCGGGCAAACTGTCAAGGTTCAGATCTTGTTGGCCGATGGCGCCGAGCGCAAGATCGCGCTCTCGATGAAGACCGCCAAGCGGACGCAAGACATTACCGACGCGGCCGCGGGCTATGCCTCGACCAATGCCGGCGGCGCGACGCTCGGCGACGTCATGCGCAACAAGCTCGGCACGCTCAAGAACGCGGAATAG